A single genomic interval of Anopheles marshallii chromosome 2, idAnoMarsDA_429_01, whole genome shotgun sequence harbors:
- the LOC128709566 gene encoding uncharacterized protein LOC128709566, whose translation METPSGIIKEKDFKYNGKDAGSFLRCCACGGYTPFIFYITSRAALAAARMHPKYNYFCVECLPKPASNDASDASSMYAQGSLLRNEQFLRLFVGFKYYNPYYQRYAGKNRLIITEESKIHQSFKKMLRKPMPTEAKLEKIYKLFLPVHQLSCKKYGTLVEMYDELRQKYREISSTYHEMELPQEFFDNFDLMIERTPLQTQQTRDRSQNATDLDTFPSDSQQLRTGDSDEAVVTSNAVSMEISSELLVDNSQNSALQLTVVPSATNSEFDGLQSQRVRGVAIDISSQDIRNVDELPVLNVTPSSGELSSISSVLVAPSSKELRGYSSSQVAGPSGLQRQREETTTFPIPKRRRIYSTPVNPSPKEVQSSRSVEVRLPRLNGG comes from the exons ATGGAAACGCCAAGCGGAATAATTAAAGAAAAGGACTTCAAGTACAATGGAAAAGACGCCGGCAGTTTTCTGCGGTGTTGTGCATGTGGGGGTTACACGCCTTTTATATTCTATATCACGTCCAGGGCAGCGCTAGCAGCAGCAAGAATGCAT CccaaatataattatttctgCGTAGAATGTTTACCGAAGCCAGCCTCCAACGACGCTAGTGACGCTAGTTCAATGTACGCTCAAGGCAGCCTTTTAAGAAATGAACAGTTCCTGCGGCTGTTTGTAggttttaaatattacaaccCATACTACCAACGGTATGCGGGAAAAAATCGTCTAATCATAACGGAGGAATCAAAAATACACCAAAGCTTTAAGAAAATGCTCCGTAAGCCGATGCCTACGGAAGCAAAGTTggagaaaatttataaattgttCCTGCCGGTGCATCAGTTGAGTTGTAAAAAATATGGCACGCTGGTAGAAATGTACGATGAACTGCGGCAGAAATACCGGGAAATTTCGAGCACCTACCACGAAATGGAACTACCACAGGAATTCTTCGACAACTTCGACCTGATGATTGAACGTACACCGCTCCAAACACAACAGACGCGAGATCGTTCGCAGAATGCAACAGATTTGGACACCTTCCCATCGGACTCGCAACAATTGCGGACTGGAGACTCGGATGAAGCGGTTGTCACTAGCAATGCTGTATCAATGGAAATCAGCTCGGAATTGCTGGTTGACAATTCGCAAAACTCAGCATTGCAGCTCACGGTAGTGCCGAGTGCAACGAACTCCGAGTTTGATGGCCTCCAATCGCAGCGGGTGCGAGGTGTAGCGATCGACATAAGTTCGCAGGATATTCGGAATGTGGATGAGTTGCCGGTACTTAATGTAACACCAAGCAGCGGCGAATTGTCCTCTATCTCCTCAGTACTGGTGGCACCCAGCAGTAAAGAGTTGCGGGGATACAGTAGCTCACAGGTAGCTGGACCAAGTGGTTTGCAACGGCAACGTGAGGAAACGACAACATTTCCAATACCGAAGCGGCGCCGAATTTACTCCACTC CCGTCAATCCTTCGCCCAAGGAAGTACAATCGTCCCGGAGCGTGGAAGTACGACTGCCCCGTTTGAACGGAGGATAA
- the LOC128710498 gene encoding kelch-like ECH-associated protein 1B: protein MCCERPANNSHGGVSSPMSADQWLWPPADWTPYRIPPPSMEATAAGYADCFGNGGPHLVGIGDRNVVVDVGGPGTSHPAGDGSGQATIGGGNGGNTATTLQWVGNPATGGGGGGATAKEDLGDMAFYMPNYSREVLKMMFMMRSHHMLTDVTLEVEQETFHAHKVVLSAASPYFKAMFTGGLKECEMTRVKLQGVCPTAMTRILFFMYTGQIRVTELTVCQLLPTATMLQVPNVIDACCDFLERQLDPTNAIGIANFAEQHGCESLRQKANQFIERNFTQICREEEFLQLSVMQLICLIRKDELNVQGERDVYDAVLKWVKYDEDNRYPKMGSILSAVRCQLLTPSFLKEQMKNCAVLRRAPGCREYLAKIFEDLTLHKRPAVRERKPNTTRMIFVAGGYYKHSLDMLEGYNVDDKVWLTLPKLTVPRSGLGAAFLKGTFYAVGGRNNSPGSSYDSDWVDRYNPVTERWRPCSPMSVPRNRVGVAVMDELLYAVGGSSGSDYHNTVEYYDPETDRWTLVQPMQSKRLGVGVAVVNRLLYAIGGFDGKTRLASVERYHPENNAWTLVPPMWYGRSGAGVAALHQYIYVVGGFDGTRQLASVERYDTEQQCWDMVAPVRIARSALSLTVLDGRLYAIGGYDGQDFLTIVEVYDPVRDVWDEGTPLTSGRSGHASAVIYTPSCISSYMEGLNLCTGEEKQRDSGSGGAGPQLPPQAPPPPPPPPSSGSSGSGSSSSRPVEGTSDSRMATGERDVQPEEPDGGEPFAMETDSSQEECDKDVTASEGAISSVPLESAPPPEMAHVRESMSSLAIMEHPVHTTAVIPPPMRLTRRILSCRRAKRSSGKERNRAGSSPSQSAKRTSSSTARYTLTLAPVPSSRKPYGSCSEMAGVGGCKSKRKAPIPAGGTTSDDHCPLVRLKKRITCLVSAIVSPTSCSVTLPLSAGGTTSLHEESTGTATTDDIVPTVPAIVLSTADDLNAVSSESSRNSVSFNPAGCNSPSVPHHHLRSPNAKL from the exons ATGTGCTGCGAACGTCCTGCGAATAACTCCCACGGTGGAGTTTCTTCGCCGATGTCTGCAGATCAATGGCTTTGGCCG CCTGCAGATTGGACACCGTACCGAATACCGCCCCCCAGCATGGAAGCGACGGCCGCTGGTTATGCCGATTGTTTCGGCAACGGCGGACCGCATCTCGTGGGCATTGGCGACAGGAACGTCGTGGTGGACGTTGGTGGACCCGGCACCTCACATCCGGCGGGCGATGGCAGCGGGCAGGCAACGATCGGTGGCGGCAACGGTGGCAACACAGCGACAACTCTCCAGTGGGTGGGCAATCCGGCgaccggtggcggtggaggtggtgcGACGGCGAAAGAAGATCTGGGCGATATGGCCTTCTACATGCCCAACTATTCGCGCGAAGTGCTGAAGATGATGTTTATGATGCGATCGCACCACATGCTGACGGACGTGACGCTCGAAGTCGAGCAGGAAACGTTTCACGCACACAAGGTCGTCCTGTCCGCCGCCAGTCCGTACTTTAAGGCAATGTTCACCGGCGGCCTGAAGGAATGTGAAATGACGCGCGTGAAGCTACAAGGCGTTTGTCCAACCGCCATGACGCGCATCCTGTTCTTCATGTACACCGGGCAGATACGGGTGACCGAGCTAACCGTGTGCCAGCTGCTGCCAACGGCCACTATGCTGCAAGTGCCGAATGTGATAGACGCGTGCTGTGACTTTCTCGAACGCCAGCTGGATCCGACGAACGCGATCGGTATCGCCAACTTTGCCGAACAACATGGTTGTGAGTCGCTGCGCCAAAAGGCGAACCAGTTCATCGAGCGTAACTTTACCCAA ATCTGTCGTGAGGAAGAATTTCTCCAACTGTCTGTGATGCAACTGATATGTCTCATCCGGAAGGATGAGCTGAACGTGCAGGGCGAGCGGGACGTGTACGATGCGGTGCTAAAATGGGTAAAGTACGACGAGGACAACCGGTATCCGAAGATGGGGAGCATCCTGTCGGCCGTGCGCTGCCAGCTGCTGACGCCCAGCTTCCTCAAGGAGCAGATGAAAAACTGTGCGGTACTGCGCCGTGCACCCGGCTGCCGCGAATATCTGGCCAAGATCTTTGAGGACCTAACGCTGCACAAGCGGCCGGCGGTACGCGAGCGGAAACCCAACACGACACGTATGATTTTCGTGGCGGGAGGATATTATAAGCATTCGCTCGACATGCTCGAGGGCTACAATGTGGACGACAAGGTGTGGCTCACGTTACCGAAGCTGACGGTGCCACGGTCTGGACTCGGGGCGGCTTTTCTCAAGGGTACGTTCTACGCGGTCGGTGGCAGGAACAACTCGCCAGGGTCATCTTACGATTCGGATTGGGTCGATCGGTACAATCCGGTCACGGAACGGTGGCGTCCGTGTTCGCCGATGTCCGTTCCACGCAATAGGGTCGGTGTGGCCGTAATGGATGAGCTGCTGTATGCGGTCGGCGGTTCGTCCGGATCGGATTATCACAATACCGTGGAGTA CTACGatccggaaacggaccgatgGACACTGGTGCAACCGATGCAATCGAAGCGGCTTGGTGTGGGTGTAGCGGTTGTCAACCGATTGCTTTACGCCATCGGTGGTTTCGATGGAAAAACGCGTCTAGCCTCGGTCGAACGCTACCATCCGGAGAACAACGCTTGGACGTTGGTGCCACCCATGTGGTACGGACGTAGTGGAGCCGGTGTGGCCGCACTTCATCAGTACATTTACGTAGTCGGCGGGTTCGACGGCACAAGACAGCTGGCTTCGGTGGAACGTTACGATACGGAGCAACAGTGCTGGGATATGGTCGCCCCAGTGCGCATCGCTCGCAGCGCTCTCTCACTGACCGTGCTCGACGGCAGGCTGTACGCGATCGGCGGATACGACGGACAGGACTTTCTGACGATCGTCGAAGTGTACGATCCAGTGCGGGATGTCTGGGACGAGGGTACGCCGCTCACATCCGGTCGCAGTGGCCATGCATCCGCCGTCATCTATACGCCGTCCTGTATCTCGAGCTACATGGAAGGGTTGAACCTATGCACTGGCGAGGAAAAGCAGCGTGACTCGGGCAGTGGTGGAGCGGGGCCCCAGTTACCACCAcaagcaccaccaccaccaccgcctccaccGTCTTCCGGATCTTCCGGATCCGGTTCGTCCTCATCACGCCCAGTAGAAGGAACATCCGACAGTCGAATGGCTACGGGTGAGCGGGACGTCCAGCCGGAAGAACCCGACGGTGGGGAACCGTTTGCCATGGAAACCGACTCTAGTCAAGAGGAATGTGATAAAGATGTCACTGCAAGCGAGGGTGCCATCAGCAGTGTGCCTTTGGAGAGTGCTCCACCGCCGGAAATGGCGCATGTGCGGGAGAGCATGTCTTCGTTAGCAATCATGGAACATCCCGTGCACACCACCGCGGTTATACCGCCTCCAATGCGCCTCACACGCCGCATCCTTTCCTGTCGCCGGGCAAAACGAAGCTCCGGAAAGGAACGAAATCGTGCCGGTTCGTCACCGTCACAAAGCGCCAAACGAACGTCCTCATCGACGGCCCGTTACACACTGACCCTAGCACCCGTTCCATCCAGCCGAAAGCCATATGGTTCCTGCTCGGAAATGGCCGGTGTCGGTGGATGCAAGAGCAAACGGAAAGCACCGATACCGGCTGGTGGTACCACGAGCGATGATCATTGCCCATTGGTACGACTGAAAAAGCGTATAACATGTCTTGTGTCCGCTATAGTATCGCCTACCTCCTGTTCGGTCACATTGCCATTGTCAGCCGGCGGTACTACTTCGTTGCACGAAGAATCCACCGGTACGGCTACGACCGACGACATAGTGCCAACGGTGCCAGCGATAGTACTATCCACCGCGGACGATTTGAATGCCGTTAGCAGTGAGAGTTCCCGTAACTCCGTTTCGTTTAACCCGGCCGGCTGTAATTCGCCGAGCGTACCGCATCATCATCTACGATCACCGAACGCAAAGTTATGA